TTTCATTGACGAGGCAGCCGACATCAAGACGACGGCGGTCACGCAATGAACACGCGAAGACCCATCCACAAGAGGCTGCGACGCTAGTGCTTGTGGCAAGCCCGCGGAGGAGGTCGCGCTCACGGTCGCTGCGGAAATTCCGCTTCGATTGGATGATATCGCTTCTGGCTCTGCTGGTTCTGTGGGAATTGCTGTGCCTGAGCGGACTCTTTCCGCCCTCCATTCTCGTTCCTCCACAAACCGTCGTGTCGACGTTCATCGAGCTCTGTCAGAGCGGCGATATCGCAACCAATCTCGCCGTGAGCCTCAAGCGCCTTGCGCTCGGCTACATCAGTGGCGCCGTGGCGGGGATTGCGTTCGGCTTGCTTTTGGGTCTGGTGCCGACGGCGAACCGGTATCTCGGCATGATCTTCAACATGCTGCGCCAGATCCCGGTCATCACGCTCGCGCCGCTTCTCATGCTGGTCTTCGGTATCCAGGAGACCTTCAAGGTGATCATGATCGCGGTCGCCACCTTCTTTCCCGTGGCGCTGAATACGCTTGACGGGACCCGCGCTGTACCCGCGGCTTATTTGGAGGTCGCCTCGGCCTTATGCTTCCGCTGGTGGATGCTTATTCGCCGGGTCATTCTGCCGGCGGCGCTTCCGGCAATCGTGACGGGTCTGCGCGGCGCGCTGTCGCGGGCTTGGCTCATCCTGGTCGCGGCCGAGCTTTTCGCGTCGAGCGAAGGGATCGGCTATCTCATCGATTGGGGGCGGCAGTTGTTTCAACTCGATATCGTCATGGTCGGTGTATTGCTGGCTGGCCTGATCGGATTGCTGCTCGACATCTTGCTGCGGCGAATCGAGCAGCATCTCACCCGCTGGAACGCGCAGAGGATCTGATGGAAGGAGCCATGGTGCAGGGCCAGATGCATGAATCCCCGGGCCTCGCCAGCGGATTGCAGGTGAGCCACGTTGGCAAGACCTACGATGTTGTCGGTACGTCGTGGCGGGTACTGGATGACATCAACTTTTCCGTGCGCGAAGGCGAATTTGTCTCGATCGTCGGAGCCAGTGGTTGCGGAAAATCGACGCTTCTGCGCCTCATCGCAGGTCTTGATCTCAACTTTGAAGGGAAGATCACGATCGACGGTCAGCAGGTTCTCGGGCCGAGTCTCGATCGAGGAATTGTTTTTCAGGACCATCGGCTGTTTCCGTGGCTCAATGTCTTTGACAACGTCGCCATGGCCTTCGAAGCCCGGCCCAAGCCCGCCGCTGAACAGCGTGCCTTGATCGAAGAACATATCGAACTGGTTGGCCTTCGGGGCTTCGAAAAGGCTTTGCCGAATCAACTGTCCGGCGGCATGGCGCAGCGTGCGGCTATCGCGCGTGCCCTGGTCAATCATCCCAAGATGGTTCTGTTGGACGAGCCGCTCGGAGCGCTCGACTATTTTACCCGGATGCGCCTGCAACTCGAGCTGCAGACGATCTGGATGACGAAACATGTGACGATGATTTTCATCACCCATGACATCGACGAAGCCTTGTTCATGAGCGACCGGATCGTCGTTCTCAAGCCGCGCCCGGGGCGTATCGAGCGTATTGTCGATGTGGATCTTCCACGTCCGCGCGACCGTGAAAGCTCCGACTTTATCAAGCTGCGACACGAAATCCTGAAGGAGTTCGAAGTATGAGAATGCTGACGATCGGGCTCTCGGTTCTGACGGTTCTCTCGGGGCTTGCGGGTGTGCACGCCGAGACGCCTCCTGCCGAGCTGCGCATTGGCTTGCCATCGCAAGTCAGTTCTTCCGGCAAGCCGGAACTCGGCACCGCGACGGGCTACATCGACCGCTTTGTGCAGGCCGATTTCGCCGGTGGCCCTACCAAGATCGTTTGGGTCCCTGTCCCCGGTGGGGGGCCCGGTGTCAACGAAGCGCTCGGTGGGAAGCAGATCGATTTCGCCTACTACGGCGATTTTCCTGCTACCGTCGGCCGTGCAGGAAATTTGACGACCAAGCTCATCCTCGGCGGCAGACGCGGCCTGAACTCATATCTGCTGGTTCCCGTCGGTTCGACGGCGACCTCTATCAAGGATCTGAAGGGCAAGCGCATCGCCGTCAACAAAGGCCGTCCATGGACCTTTGCTTTCGCGAAACTACTCGCGACGAACGGTCTCAAGGAGAGCGATTTCCAGATTTTCAATCTGAGCCCCGGCGACGGTGCCGCGGCGCTGATCAGCGGCAATATCGATGCTCTCTATCAGCCGGAGCCTTTTGGTCTCTCCATGGAGGAAAAGAAACAGGCCCGTGTGATCTGGTCGACCCGCGATCTTCCACTCGGATGGAAATTCACGCTCGACCTGTTCGTGGTCGATAAATTCGCGGAGCAGTATCCGGAAACGACGCAGAAGCTGGTTACCGCCTTCGTCAAGGCTGCCCAGTTCGCGTCCCTGCAGGAACACCGCGACGAGTTGTTGCACTCGTTCGTCACCGCTGGCGTAACCTACGAAATGCTGGCCAAGGAGATGGAAAACGAGCCCCTCCGAGAGATCATGGTGCCACTGGTCGATGATTTTACGCGCGCGCACTATCTGGAAATCATGAATTTCATGAAAGACCAGAAGATGATCCGCAAGTCCTTCGCCATCGAGGAGTTCATCGATCCTCGTTTTGCCTCGGCGGCCTTCAAATCACTGGGCTTGGAGAATTACTGGCCGGCCGCAAATGCTGACGGCAAGCCGATCAGCGCAGCCTCTACGCCGGCGACCGCGTCGAGATAAAGATCCGGCTTCCTCTTTCCAAAAGTTTTGTCGGCCTGTTCGTTTTGGGCAGTTCGCCGGAAAATGTGAGTTGGGAACTTTCGATGGCAGTCGGACCAACGCCGGTAGCAGGGCCGAAAATGGCAACAACGCATGGCACAACATCCGTTATCATCGCCGGCGCGGGTCCGGTGGGCCTGGCTCTCGCCTGTGAGCTCGGTATGCGCGGCATCGCCTGCACCGTCGTCGAAAGGCGTGACGGGACGATCAGCCTGCCGCGCATGAGCGCGGTCAGTGCACGCAACATGGAGTTCTGTCGCCGTTGGGGCATTGCGGAAGAGGTCCGTACGGCAGTATGGCCCGAAAGTCATGCAATGGACTTCGTTTATCTGGACAACCTGCGCGGCCACGAGTTTGCGCGCAACAAGCTGCCGCCGTCGGCGGCCCGAGGCTTGCTCGCCTTCACGCCGGAAGGCGGCTGCCATTGCCCGCAGATCTACTTCGATCCCATTCTGGCCAAACATGCGGCGAGCTATGCCAGCGTGACGCTTCGATATGGGATGAGATTGGATGATTTCGAGGAGACGGCCGACGGGGTTTCCTCGACTCTGACCGATCTTGCGACGGAGCGAACGGAGGTCCTGGCGGGGAAATATCTCGTTGGTTGCGATGGCCCCGGCGGGATGGTCCGTGAGAAGCTCGCCATCGGTTTGGGCGAGATGCGCATCGTCGCTCATAGCGTCAACATCTTCTTTCGTTCCAGCGCCCTTGCCTCTCTCCATGACAAGGGTTGGGCCAGGTTCTATCGTTTGATCGACGCAAGCGGCTGCTGGGCCGAGTTGATTTCGATCGACGGCCGCGAATTGTGGCGTCTCACCGTCTTCGACGACGAGGCTTTCGTTCGCGATCCGGAGGCTGCGCTGGTCAAAATGGCGGGAACGCCATTTCCGTACGAATTGCTGTCGGTGATGCCATGGGAGCGCCGCGATGTCGTGGCCGATGCGTATGGGCACGGCCGCGTGCTGATCGCAGGCGATGCCGCGCATCAATGCTCCCCGACCGGAGGGCTTGGCATGCATACCGGCATCGAGGAGGCCGTCAATCTCGGCTGGAAACTTTCTGCTCTGATTGAAGGTTGGGGTGGCCCCCAACTGCTGGCCTCTTACGAGGCGGAGCGTCGGCCTATCGCGTTGCGCAATGTGGCGGTCGCGACGCGCATCTATGGCCAGATCCGCAATATTCCCGGTCAAACGATCGGCGGCGAGTCCGGTGCGGCGCTGGATGAATGGCGCAAAAACCTTGGTGCTTTCTCGATCAGCGAAGAAGAGAAAATGACGTATACCTACGAGAATTCGCCGATCGTGCAGCGGGACGATGCCGACGCGGGAGCCGGAAGCCGTGCGCGTCCGGGCATGCGGGCACCACATGCCTGGCTTGCCGACGGACGCTCGACGCTCGATCTGTTCGGCACCGACTTGACGCTGCTTTGTTTCGAGGCAAGCCCCGAAATCGAAAGTTTGGTCCAGGTCGCGCGGGAGGACGGCGTGCCCCTGCGAACGGTCGCTATCGACGATCGCAAGGCGGCGGCGCTTTATGGTGCGGCCTGGGTCCTGGTTCGGCCCGATGGACATGTCGCATGGCGCAGCAGCGGCGTCTTCGATGCCAAGGCCATCATGTCGCGCTGCCGAGGCCTGTAGCTCGGAACCGCACTCTGTCAACAGGAATGGTTGCAGCAGCGGCGGTAGCAGAGGCGAGCGCGCAATCTCAGCGTGGTGCAGGCCAGGTGATGATACGTTTTTCGACGGCCACGGCGCCGCGGGTCATTGCATAGCCGATTACGGCGACGATCGCGACGCCAAGGAGTATGTAGTCCATCCGGGTTTCGATCCGCGCTGCCGTCAGGAGGCTGCCGAGCCCCGCGCCGGTGTTCATGAAGAGCTCGCCGCCAACCCCGGATATCCAGGCGAATGCGATCGCATGCCGCACGCCGGTCAGAATGAACGGCAAGGCGGATGGCAGAAGCACGCGCCTGAAAGTCTGCCAGCGACTGAAGGTCAGCGCTTCAGCCAGTTCGAGGTATTTCGCCGGCACGGCGCGCAGGCCTTCCTGCGTCTGCAACATGGTCGGGAAGAAGGCGGCAATCGCAATCAGGACGATCTTCGCGAGATCCTGCGTCCCGAACCACAATGTCACGAGCGGAATGAGACCGAAGATCGGGATATGCCGAAGAAGCGTGAAGCCGGAGTCCGTCAGGCGTTTCACCCAGATCGAAACGCCCAGCAAGAGACCGATGATGAGTCCCGCAGCGGTGCCGGTGAGAAATCCGACGATGACACGCCCGACGGTCGCTTCGAGGTGTTGCAAGAGATCGCCGCTGGCGGATAGCTGGACGGCCGCGCGGCCGATCTGCTGCAGGCTCGGGAGAAATGGCGATTGCATCCATTCGGCCGCCAACTGCCAGACCGCGAGCAGCCCGGCAACGACGACGATGCCACGCCATTCCGAGGTGCTCGCACGTTGCCGCGGTCTCGTCGCCTTCGCTTCCGTCGGAATGGAAACCATGCCTCAATCTTCTCCACCGGTCAGCTTTGTGCCCGGATCTCCATGGCACCAATCGCCTCGATTTCCGCGCGCATCCATTCTCCGGCCTTGACTGGACCTACGCCTTCGGGCGTGCCGGTCATGATGATGTCACCGGGCAACAAAGTATAAAACGTCGACGCGATCGCGATCTGTTGCGCCACATTGTAGATCATATGCTTGGTGTTCGAAGACTGGCGTTTTTCGTCGTTCACCCACAAAGTCATATCGAGATCATCTGGGTCGGCAATTTCGTCGCGGGTCACGAGCCAAGGACCGACGACAGCATAGGTATCGATCGATTTGCGCAAGCTGCGGTCTTCAGGTCCTCGAAGCGTCATGTCGAGACCGATCGTATAGCCGGCCACATGGTCGAGCGCCTCGGCTTCGGTGATGTTCTTCGCCTTCCGGCCGATGACCGCGACGAGTTCCAGCTCATGGTCCGTGCGACGATCGGGAAAATGGAGAACGAGGGGATCACCGCTGCCGCACAGCGCGGTGTTAGCCTTGAGAAACAACCCTGCTTCCTTGAGCGTCTGCCGAGGCCGTCCTTGTCCAATCACGGGATCGCGGCCCGCCTCTTCAATGTGCTTCTTGTAGTTGGACGGTACGCCGATCACCTTGCTGGGATTGGCAATGGGATTTTCGAGCTTCACCTGGGCCAGATCGAGGCCGGGAGCGTTAGCAGCCCGCGCCGCGAAAGCCGGCAGCAGCTCGTCGAGGTGAGCGATGAGCTGGTCCTCCTGGGGGAAGGGATAATGCAGGGTAGGCAGCTGATTGAGGCAATCCGTCACGTCGTGGACGTTCCCGCCGTTGACGACCCCGATCCGATCGGAATTAAATCTGCAGATTCGCATCGCCTCACCCGTGCTTGTCATGAGCCGTGTCGAGGCGGAAGCCAGCCGGAGCGTGCGGCATGATCGCCGGCGTGGCCGTGACCAGGGCTCCCGGTGTCGTCGCCCCGGCACATGCCGGCCGCGCCACCGTCTTGGGGAAAAAAGTCAGATCGAACTGCACGATCGCTCCTCAATGAAAAATTCAACGACACGACATTTGGAGGCGCTCTGAACTCTCGCTTGCGCGAGAGGACTTGTGCTTCTCCGGGGGGCGGTGCGGTTCTAGGCCTCGGCGACCTGATCGCGGTACATGGAGAGTGCACGAATGGCGGGCTCGTCATGGACCCCGAACAGGATTGTCGGTTCGCTCTTCGATGGATTGGCAAATGTGTGCCAAACCCAGTTCGGCAATGCGAATGTATCGTGCTGCCCCCATGACAAGGCCTTGTCGTCGACGGTCAAGGTGCCATGTCCCTGGATGACGAAATAGATGCTGCTGGTTGTGCGGCGATAGCGGCGGGTCGTCTGCCCCGGATGCAGCCATTGCAGCGTGCAACTCATCGTCGGGAACAGCGACCCTCCTGTCATCGGATTGGTGTATTCGAGCATGACGCCGTTGGTTGGCGTACCCGGACCCTGGCTCGCCATTTTTTTCAGCAGGGGATAAGTCTCACTCCACGGGAAGCGATACTGGACCCAATCCTGCGGCTCCCCCCATCGCGGGCGCAGCCACGCCGGCCCGTCGCCCGGCATGACGTTGCGATGGGCCTGACGGGGCTGCTCGTGCGGGCTGAAGAACATCTGATTGAGCCGCGCATAGAGCGTGACGTCGAGAACATCGAGCCAGGATACGTTACCCGCCGATCCATTGTAGTGGTCGTGCAGGCTGTAGGAGGGCGTGAGAATGAGGTCGTAGTTGTCCATCGGACAGGGAACGCCGTTAACCACCGTTTCCAGCTTGGGGGCTCCCTCGATGACGAAACGAAGCGCATTCATCGAATGATTGTGAGCCGTGGCGATCTCGCCGGGGCCGATGAGTTGGATACCCGACGATAGAGTATGGGTTGTGCCGCGGGGCAAGGCGGGGTTTAGAAAAGTCAGGACCCGGCGCGCACCTTCGGTATCGGGGAGGATCGAGAATGTCTGCAGCAGATGATCTCGGACGGTTTTCCAGTTCCAAACATGCGGCGCGCATGCCGGCTTCGGACCGTCGCCGAGCGTGACCAGGTGCGGTTCGATGACCCAGTTGCCGACCAGATGGTCTTCTGCAACACGCGTATTGAAGGCGGCAAGGGCGCCGTTTTCTTCCGTCACGATCTGCTCTCCTTGTCGTTTCGTAATTCGGATTCGGTGCGAGTTGCGAACTTCAGAGGCAGTGCGGTCGTGAACTTG
This genomic interval from Bradyrhizobium sp. NP1 contains the following:
- a CDS encoding ABC transporter permease, producing MLCLSGLFPPSILVPPQTVVSTFIELCQSGDIATNLAVSLKRLALGYISGAVAGIAFGLLLGLVPTANRYLGMIFNMLRQIPVITLAPLLMLVFGIQETFKVIMIAVATFFPVALNTLDGTRAVPAAYLEVASALCFRWWMLIRRVILPAALPAIVTGLRGALSRAWLILVAAELFASSEGIGYLIDWGRQLFQLDIVMVGVLLAGLIGLLLDILLRRIEQHLTRWNAQRI
- a CDS encoding ABC transporter ATP-binding protein, whose translation is MEGAMVQGQMHESPGLASGLQVSHVGKTYDVVGTSWRVLDDINFSVREGEFVSIVGASGCGKSTLLRLIAGLDLNFEGKITIDGQQVLGPSLDRGIVFQDHRLFPWLNVFDNVAMAFEARPKPAAEQRALIEEHIELVGLRGFEKALPNQLSGGMAQRAAIARALVNHPKMVLLDEPLGALDYFTRMRLQLELQTIWMTKHVTMIFITHDIDEALFMSDRIVVLKPRPGRIERIVDVDLPRPRDRESSDFIKLRHEILKEFEV
- a CDS encoding ABC transporter substrate-binding protein, giving the protein MLTIGLSVLTVLSGLAGVHAETPPAELRIGLPSQVSSSGKPELGTATGYIDRFVQADFAGGPTKIVWVPVPGGGPGVNEALGGKQIDFAYYGDFPATVGRAGNLTTKLILGGRRGLNSYLLVPVGSTATSIKDLKGKRIAVNKGRPWTFAFAKLLATNGLKESDFQIFNLSPGDGAAALISGNIDALYQPEPFGLSMEEKKQARVIWSTRDLPLGWKFTLDLFVVDKFAEQYPETTQKLVTAFVKAAQFASLQEHRDELLHSFVTAGVTYEMLAKEMENEPLREIMVPLVDDFTRAHYLEIMNFMKDQKMIRKSFAIEEFIDPRFASAAFKSLGLENYWPAANADGKPISAASTPATASR
- a CDS encoding FAD-dependent monooxygenase, with translation MATTHGTTSVIIAGAGPVGLALACELGMRGIACTVVERRDGTISLPRMSAVSARNMEFCRRWGIAEEVRTAVWPESHAMDFVYLDNLRGHEFARNKLPPSAARGLLAFTPEGGCHCPQIYFDPILAKHAASYASVTLRYGMRLDDFEETADGVSSTLTDLATERTEVLAGKYLVGCDGPGGMVREKLAIGLGEMRIVAHSVNIFFRSSALASLHDKGWARFYRLIDASGCWAELISIDGRELWRLTVFDDEAFVRDPEAALVKMAGTPFPYELLSVMPWERRDVVADAYGHGRVLIAGDAAHQCSPTGGLGMHTGIEEAVNLGWKLSALIEGWGGPQLLASYEAERRPIALRNVAVATRIYGQIRNIPGQTIGGESGAALDEWRKNLGAFSISEEEKMTYTYENSPIVQRDDADAGAGSRARPGMRAPHAWLADGRSTLDLFGTDLTLLCFEASPEIESLVQVAREDGVPLRTVAIDDRKAAALYGAAWVLVRPDGHVAWRSSGVFDAKAIMSRCRGL
- a CDS encoding ABC transporter permease — encoded protein: MVSIPTEAKATRPRQRASTSEWRGIVVVAGLLAVWQLAAEWMQSPFLPSLQQIGRAAVQLSASGDLLQHLEATVGRVIVGFLTGTAAGLIIGLLLGVSIWVKRLTDSGFTLLRHIPIFGLIPLVTLWFGTQDLAKIVLIAIAAFFPTMLQTQEGLRAVPAKYLELAEALTFSRWQTFRRVLLPSALPFILTGVRHAIAFAWISGVGGELFMNTGAGLGSLLTAARIETRMDYILLGVAIVAVIGYAMTRGAVAVEKRIITWPAPR
- a CDS encoding fumarylacetoacetate hydrolase family protein codes for the protein MTSTGEAMRICRFNSDRIGVVNGGNVHDVTDCLNQLPTLHYPFPQEDQLIAHLDELLPAFAARAANAPGLDLAQVKLENPIANPSKVIGVPSNYKKHIEEAGRDPVIGQGRPRQTLKEAGLFLKANTALCGSGDPLVLHFPDRRTDHELELVAVIGRKAKNITEAEALDHVAGYTIGLDMTLRGPEDRSLRKSIDTYAVVGPWLVTRDEIADPDDLDMTLWVNDEKRQSSNTKHMIYNVAQQIAIASTFYTLLPGDIIMTGTPEGVGPVKAGEWMRAEIEAIGAMEIRAQS
- a CDS encoding cupin domain-containing protein, with amino-acid sequence MTEENGALAAFNTRVAEDHLVGNWVIEPHLVTLGDGPKPACAPHVWNWKTVRDHLLQTFSILPDTEGARRVLTFLNPALPRGTTHTLSSGIQLIGPGEIATAHNHSMNALRFVIEGAPKLETVVNGVPCPMDNYDLILTPSYSLHDHYNGSAGNVSWLDVLDVTLYARLNQMFFSPHEQPRQAHRNVMPGDGPAWLRPRWGEPQDWVQYRFPWSETYPLLKKMASQGPGTPTNGVMLEYTNPMTGGSLFPTMSCTLQWLHPGQTTRRYRRTTSSIYFVIQGHGTLTVDDKALSWGQHDTFALPNWVWHTFANPSKSEPTILFGVHDEPAIRALSMYRDQVAEA